TGTAATACGAAGTCACCTTTGGGTGCTTCTTGATACTCTTCGAGATGAGTAAATGAGGCGGGGGCCACTCTACAAACGAGGTCAGTAAACTGCCTCAAGGTCGGCACGGCCTCCCGATAATAACTAAAGAATACACCTCAATAGCCATTAAGATCATCATACAAGGTCGGCATCACAATGACACACTCCCCAATCAAGCGAAGGCTGCGGTACAAATTCCGCTGCAAAAGCCCCTTTTTCATCTTTCCAAAGAATATTGGGTGAAATGCTCGCTTTCGCCGCAGCTTCTATTACTCGCATTTCATGCGCTCTGTTTATACCAAAAGCCTCTTCATTTAAGGCTGGTATTCTTAATACACAATGAGGTACTTGATTAACATAGATCAAATACACGGCATTTGAAAAGCCGCCACTTATTTGACGGGTTTTAATCAGCGACAGCTCAGGCAAAATTCCTGCCATTTTTACAAAATATTCAGATAGCACCATCATTTTATTGCCAGAATAGTAAGCGGCTGTCAGAATGAACAGCTTAACCATCCGAGTCAATAGCCAACGTTGAAGCAGATCAATGAATAAACACGAAGACATTATTCGTAAGATACAAGAACGACTGAGCACATTAAGCAAATCCGAACGAAAAGTAGCGGAAGCCATTCTTGCCGACCCTAAAACAACCATTCACTCCAGTATCGCCAAACTGGCGGCCAGAGCGGAAGTGAGCGAGCCAACAGTGAATCGCTTTTGCCGCAGCCTTATTGGCAGCGGTTTTCCCGATTTCAAAGTGTCGCTTGCACAAAGCCTCGCAACTGGAACGCCCTACGTTAATTTAAACGTAGAACCAGACGACGCACCGGGTGCTGTCACCGCAAAAATTTTTGAAGCGGCAAAAAACAACCTAACCAGAGCGCAAGACATTTTGCCGGAATCGCTCATCAGCCGAGCCGTGGATATATTAGCGCAAGCTCGCCGTATCGAGTTTTATGGTTTAGGCGCGTCAGGTCCTGTCGCCAAAGACGCTCACCATAAATTCTTCCGTTTAAATATGCCGGTTGTGGCTTATACCGACATACTGGTTCAACGCATGGCAGCAGCGGGTTCTCACCCAGGGGATGCGATTGTTATAATTTCATACACTGGGCGTACGTTGCCATTAATAGAGACCGCTCGTGTGGCCCGTGAAGCCGGCGCTACCGTCATCGGCATCACAAACCCAGACTCTCCTCTTACGGAACACTGCTCTATTGTACTGCCTATTGAAGAAACAGAAGATACCGATATTTACACCCCAATGAGTTCGCGAATTGTCTATTTAACGCTCATTGATGCTTTAGCAACCGGCGTTTTGTTAAAACGTGGCCCTGAGTTTAATGCATATCTTAAAAAACTAAAACAAAGTGTACAGGACACTCGACTGCCAAAAGTGGATAAAAAATAATCGATTATTAATCGATTGAAGCCTGGATACCATGAGCATTCAGGCTTTTTTTTGAGCAAAAAAAAGGGCTTGAAACAAGCCCAAAAACACCATTACCAACAAAATATTGTCAGTAAGTCAGAGGAACCTTTTAATCATTAAATAGACTGCACGCCCCTTGCTCAGCGCCGCTCACTAAAATACGTTGTGCACTAAACAGTTCGCGCCCCATGCCTTGATGAGAGTCGGTTAAATCTTGTTGTGCCGCTTCGCGACTGTGCAACGCCTCGTCGGAAATAAGCACCGACAAAGTGCCTTTAACCGCATCAAGTCGAACCATATCACCATCTTGGATTTTAGCGATCAAACCACCGGCCAACGCCTCTGGTGTCAAATGAATCGCCGCAGGCACCTTACCTGACGCACCAGACATACGACCATCAGTGACCAGTGCTACCTTGTAGCCCTGATCCTGTAAATTCACCAAATACGGTGTCAATTTATGCAACTCAGGCATACCCAAAGCTTTTGGCCCCTGGAAGCGCACTACAGCAACACAGTCGCGTTTCAACTCACCACTGGCAATGGCTTCAGCCAACGCATTTTGACAGTGAAACACCACCGCCGGCGCTTCGATAATGCGATTTTCCTCTTTCACCGCGGATACTTTAATCACCGAGCGACCAAGGTTGCCTTTGAGCAGCATCAACCCTCCTTCCTTGCTGAAGGGATTATCAATAGGGCGAACCACCTCCATATCCAAGCTTTCATCCGTTCCATCACGCCAAACCACGGTATCACCGTCAAGAAATGGCTCTTTAGTATAATGCGTCAAGCCTTTACCTACGATGGTATTGACGTCTTCATGCAATAAGCCGCCCTTCAACAACTGCTTGACCAAAAACGCCATACCACCCGCCGCATGAAAGTGATTAATATCCGCCTGACCGTTAGGGTAAATTCTCGTCAATGAAGGCACGGCTTTGGATAGCTCAGCAAAATCATCCCACGTGATAATAATGCCAGCCGCACGAGCATAAGCCACGATGTGCATCGTATGGTTAGTAGAGCCTCCTGTTGCCAACAAACCTACAATGGAGTTTACAATGCTTCGTTCATCAACAATGTCGTACAAAGGTCGGTAATCTCGACCCAACGAAGTGATTTTAGTCGACAATTGAGAGGCGTACTTCGTGAGCGCATTACGCAATGGATCGTCAGGGTTCACAAACGAAGAGCCTGGAAGTTGAAGACCCATTATCTCGACCAATAACTGGTTCGAATTCGCTGTTCCATAAAACGTGCAGGTTCCAGCACTGTGATAAGACGCGGATTCCGCCTCTAGCAGTTCCTCGCGTGATGCTTGACCTTGTGCAAAACGCTGACGAACAGCGGCTTTTGCGGCATTAGTGATACCAGAGCGCATTGGGCCTGCCGGAATAAATAGCGCCGGTAAATGACCAAAACGCAGCGCTGCAATAAGCAACCCTGGAACAATTTTGTCACAAATACCCAAATAAATAGCCGCATCAAACATATTGTGAGACAAAGCAATGGCAGCGCCTTGAGCAATATTATCTCGGCTGAACAAGCTCAACTCCATGCCATCTTGGCCTTGGGTTACGCCATCACACATAGCAGGCACACCGCCGGCAAATTGTGCAACAGAGCCCATTTCATGAATTGCCGCACGAATGCGATCAGGGTAATTTTCATAAGGCTGATGGGCAGACAACATATCATTGTAAGACGAAACGATACCAATATTAGCTTCTTCCATAAGCGTCAGCTTTTGCTTGTCTTGAGGCTGGCATGCCGCAAAACCATGCGCCAAATTACCACACGACAAGGTCCCGCGATGAGGGCCATGCTCTTGCGCTTTACGCATATCCTTTAAATATTGCTGACGCAGCACTCTGCTTCGTTCAACGATGTCGTTCGTTACCTTGGCAACAATCGGATTCATGATTCTCTCCATCTTTAATTCCGTTGTCTGAACAACCAGACTGATGTGATATTTTATGTAATATTACTACATTTTTAATTTATTTCATTCTAAATAGCGTTTTTTCTTCGTTGAAAACCATTTTTTTGTAATTTATTTACACAAAAGGCCAGTAAATCGTATTTTAGTCCTAATATCTTCTAACGCTTGTCATACAAATCGGTATAATATTGATGAAAAGATCACAAAGTGATCAAAACGCAATCGAAACATAGGGGATTTGTGAGCAGCTCTTGCTTAAAAAATCACTTATGTAGTATTTTTACGTCAAAGAACATAATTGAACGTATATTGTTCGAATTCGAACAATATACAATTTTCGCACAACGTTAGAGGTGAGTATGACGATTAAGGTAGCTATCAACGGTTATGGACGCATTGGACGCAATACACTTAGAGCCCTGTATGAATCAGGCAAGCGTGATCAAATCCAAATTGTAGCCATTAATGATCTTGGCGATTCAAAAACCAATGCCCATTTAACGAAATACGATACTGTTCATGGTCGCTTCAATGAAGAAGTGACGTTTGACGACGAAGCTTTGTATATTAACCAAGATAAAATTCGCACTTTTTCTGAACGTAATCCTGCCGATCTACCTTGGGCTGAACTCGATGTGGATGTTGTTTATGAATGCACCGGCTTCTTTACAACAAAAGAAAAAGCCAGCGCACACATTCACGCTGGTGCGAAAAAAGTCATCATCTCTGCACCAGGTAAAGAAGTCGATGCGACTGTAGTTTATGGCGTAAACCAAGATATCTTAACATCCGATATGACGGTAATTTCTAATGCTTCCTGCACCACGAACTGCTTAGCACCATTTGCTAAACCACTCAGTGAAAAACTGGGCATCGAAAGCGGCTTAATGACCACCATTCACGCTTACACTAATGATCAGCGCCTTTCCGACGTTTATCACGAAGATTTATACCGTGCGCGGGCGGCAGCGATGAACATGATTCCAAGTAAAACGGGGGCCGCCGCTGCGGTTGGCCTTGTCATTCCAGCTCTTGTAGGTAAATTTGACGGTCTTTCTGTTCGTGTCCCTACTATCAACGTTTCGCTAGTAGATTTAACTTTCTTAGCGCCTCGTGAAACGACAGTAGAAGAAATTAACAAAATCATTGAAGACGCTATCAAAGCGGATCCAATTCTCGCACAAGTATTGCACGTCAATCACGAGCCGCTGGTTTCTAGCGACTTCAATCATAATGCCTTTACATCTAACTTTGACGCGACACAAACTCGCGTTCAAGGCAAATTAGTCAAAGTGATGGCCTGGTACGATAACGAATGGGGCTTCTCTAATCGAATGCTCGACAATACAATCGCATTAATGTCAGCGAAATAATCAAAATACACGAAGGCTGCAGACGCAGCCTTCGTCGTCTCTTATACTCTATTACACGCTTTCTAATCTTTGGTAAATAAAATGACTCGTAGAACTAAAATTGTTGCCACTTTAGGCCCCGCTTCCAGCACACCAGAAATGATTGAAAAATTAATTTTAGCAGGCGCTAATGTATTTCGACTAAATTTCTCTCATGGTCAACCTGAAGATCACATCAATCGAGCTGAAGTTGTACGCGCTATGGCGAAAAAGAACAATCGCCATGTCGCTATCCTTGGTGATTTGCAAGGGCCTAAAATACGCATCGCACGCTTCAAAAACACCAAAGTAGAACTAAAAGACGGCGCTACTTTTGTATTAGATGTAGGTTTTGATAAAAATAACGGTGACGAAACGAGAGTTGGTATTGACTATCCTCAGCTTGCCAAAGATTCTCAGCCTGGCAACATTCTTTTGCTAGATGATGGTCGCGTTGTACTGGAAGTATTAGAAGTTAAAGGTCAAGAAGTGATCACCAAAGTTATTGTTGGTGGCGCTTTATCAAACAATAAAGGTATCAACCGCCAAGGTGGTGGTTTATCTGCCGCGGCACTGACCGAAAAAGATAAAGAAGACATCAAAACCGCGGCCGCACTGAATGCGGATTATCTCGCCGTATCGTTTCCACGCAATGCCGCGGACATTCATGAAGCACGCGGTCTAGCAGAAGCGGCTGGATTGAAAGCTGGCATCGTTTCTAAAGTAGAACGTGCAGAAGCGGTTGCAGACAACGAAACATTGGATGCCATCATCCTAGCATCCGATGCCGTTATGGTAGCTCGTGGCGACCTAGGCGTAGAAATAGGCGACGCCGAACTGATTGGCGTTCAAAAGCACATGATCAAACGCTGCCGTCAATTGAATCGCCCTGTGATTACGGCAACGCAAATGATGGAAACTATGATCACCAGCGCCATGCCAACCCGCGCTGAAGTGTTCGACGTCGCTAACGCCGTACTAGATGGTACCGATGCCGTCATGCTGTCAGCTGAAACAGCGGCTGGTGCTTATCCAGAAGAAGTCATTAAAACGATGAATCGCGTTTGCCTGGGTGCTGAAAAGCAACCTGCTATCAAACGATCTAAACATCGTATCGACGTTCAATTTACCGGCATAGATGAAACGATTGCCATGTCAGCCATGTATGCTGCTAACCACTTAGAGGGTGTGAAAGCGATCATCAGCTTAACTGAATCTGGTACAACACCATTACTCATGTCCCGCATCAGTTCTGGTCTACCAATTTATGCATTATCACCCAACCAAGCGACGCTCAACAAAGTGAACTTATACCGAGGCGTTACTCCGGTCGCGTTCTCTTCGCAAGAGTTTAACGTCGACACCATAGTTGCTGGCCTTGTTGACCATGTAAAGTCATTAGATCTCATCCAAGATGGTGATCTTGTTATCGTGACGAAAGGCGACCACTTGGTGAGCTATGGCACGACCAACATGATGAAGATTGTGAAAGTCGGTGCTGTTGAGGAGTAAATCTTCATGAAGAGCAAAACGTTACATCAAAAAACGATCATCACACCAGAGCGAAAAAACGTCGCTCTGGTCGCCCACGACAATATGAAGCCCGCTCTTATAGAGTGGGCTGAAAAGCACAAAACAAAACTGATAAAACACAATTTGATGGCAACAGGCACCACTGGCAACTTAATGCAAAAACAGCTCCAAGTGCCCGTGCAGTCTCTCATCAGTGGACCGCTTGGTGGCGATCAACAGCTAGGGGGATTAATTGCCGAAGGTAAAATAGACGTACTAATATTCTTTTGGGACCCATTTGAACCCATGCCTCACGACCCTGACATTAAAGCGCTGCTCAGAGTCGCGGCGGTATGGAACATACCTATCGCCTGCAGCGTCTCTTCAGCCAATTTTTTGGTATCATCACCCTTATTCGAAAGTGAATTTGATCGGCAAATTCCAGATTATGAAAAATACCTTCAAGAGCGACTCTAGTCGCTCTTTTCTTTTGCCTCTATCTATCTTTCAACTTACGTATTTCATCACCCCTCAACACTCGCGGTTTTCTTCAAAATCGGCTATATTAGCCGGCATTATTGTCATGCGAAAATGTGTTAGGCCACGTTTAAACAAGGCAAATTACTGATTAGAGTCAACGTAAAAGTCCCTCGGCACCGCGTTGAACGCCACTGATAGGAGAAGAGTTTTGCAAGCAGATGTAGCCCTAATAATGGGATCAAAAAGTGACTGGACAACCATGGAAGGCGCCGCTGAAATAATGGACACGCTTGGCGTAAGTTACCATGTCGAAGTTGTATCCGCTCACCGAACCCCAGTCAAACTTGCAGAGTTTTCCGAAAGTGCTGCAGACAAAGGTTTTAAGGTCATTATTGGTGGCGCTGGCGGCGCAGCTCACTTACCAGGCATGGTTGCTGCTCATACTCGCTTGCCTGTGCTAGGTGTGCCCGTACAAAGCAAAGCACTAAACGGTATGGACAGTTTATTATCTATCGCTCAAATGCCGAAAGGCGTTGCGGTCGGAACACTCGCTATTGGAAGTGCTGGGGCGTTCAATGCGGGCTTATTAGCTTGTCAAATTCTAGCCATTTCCAATCCAGAACTTGCCAAAAAAATTGAAGCGTTCAGAACTCATCAGACAGAAACTGTCTTAGCTAATCCTGACCCTAGAGAGGCTTAATCCATGTCCGTTTTATGGGTATTAGGTGCAGGGCAACTGGGCGCCATGTTAAAGCAAGCTGCAACGCCACTTGGTGTTGATGTTCGTCCAGTCGATATAGAGTCAACGGATACATTAGCATTAGGACCAACTGACATTGTGACAGCAGAAAGAGAAGAATGGCCTGATACTGTCGCCACCAAACAACTTGCTACGCACAGTAACTTTGTTAACTTAGCAACCTTTCCACAACTTGCAGATCGTCTCACACAGAAACAATGGCTAGATCGCCTTGAGCTAGCCACAGCGCCATGGTTTTCTGTTGAAGCAGACTCGACTGCTGCAAAAGCTCATGAGATATTAGGTGAGCGTGTTTTGATGAAACGTCGTCGGGGTGGTTACGATGGCAAAGGTCAATATTGGCTGAAACAATCTGAAAGCATTGAAATACCTGAAGAATGGAAAGGCCAAGCGATTGCAGAACAAGCCATTAATTTTGATGAAGAGGTTTCATTAGTCGGTGTTCGAGGAAAAAATGGTGAAACACACTTTTACCCTTTAACGCTCAATCTCCATATTAATGGCATTTTATACGCATCCATCTCTCCCTTAGAGCGCCTAAAACCTTTGCAAAGCAAAGCAGAAGCAATGCTTAGCAAGCTTATGGACGCTTTAGACTACGTTGGTGTGATGGCAATGGAGTGTTTCCGCATAGGTGATGATCTACTCATTAATGAGCTGGCTCCAAGGGTCCACAATAGTGGCCATTGGACGCAAGCAGGTGCAAGTGTATGCCAGTTTGAAAACCATGTCAGAGCCGTTACAGGGATGCCACTTGCTCCTGCAAACGTAAAAAATCAAAGCATGATGATCAACTTAATCGGTATTGATGTCGATTATCAATGGCTGAATATCAAAGGTTTAGAACTTTACTGGTACAAAAAAGACGTTCGACCTGGGCGAAAAGTAGGACACTTGAATTTTTGTTGCGATGATTTATCTGTATTACAGAGCGCTTTATCAACACTCAATTTACCAGATCCTTATCCAGAAGCCTTTACTTGGTTATCTAAAAACTTACCTCAGAAGTAATGATAGTACCGCGCAGTGAACTACTCGTGGCTAAAACCAACGAACTTCCAAGTTATGACGCTTCGCTGACCTGACGGGTAGAGCTTTTGGTTCTACTCGTCATACGGTTAACTCCACGTTCAGTCTCTGATATTGTGCGTAACACAACCTCTTACCAACCCGCTAAATGATGTGCAAATAAGCCTTTCTCTCGGCACCAAACATTCAAAAATGCTGGAATAATAGTCCGCCACAGCGCTTGTCTGCCCATATAGGCTCGTAAATAGTCTGATGACTCACCTGAAGTTTCTTTTCACAAGTAAGCCATCCAGATATCTGTTCTGGGCTCCAATCCTCTCGAATCTTTTCTTCAATAAGATGCTTGAGGCTTTGGGGGCATTTAAGCGACGCGCTATCGCCATGTCATGGGCTTGTTTATAACGATATCCTCGTTGTCCTGAGTTACGCAATAGCTCCCGGCTAATGGTCGATTGGTTGACTCGCCGTTGTCGAGCTATCTTATTTTGACTCATACCTGTTTTCTTTAAGGCGTAAATCTGGCATCTTACGCCATAGGTCAGTTGATTATAGGATGTCATTTTGCATCTCTTGCCGGAGAAAAAGTGAACAGCATCATATAGTTAACTGACCATCCTATTCTACCCATTCAAGTTATGCACTTACTATCTGAATCCAAGGAACGTTTATCTTTGGTTAGTATGCTTTTATTTTTAGGCACAGAATTTCTTTTCATCCAATTTTTTAAGGTAGCCTAGCAACGTTCAGGTTGTCGCAAGACTTCTCCCAGAGTATTATCTAGGCTCTGGTTTTGGTATCGGTTGCAATTATCAACACTTCTTCGATGGTTCAATTTTGTTCGTCTCTCTTATTCATACCTTATGAGATTCATCTCACCGTTTCCCTTGACGCTCACCACAAACGCTCTTTACGAATGCAACACACCGCCTACCAGCGTGGCGTTTCCCATCCTAGGAGTCCGACTTCAGGGCACACCGACAACTACCTTGAAAAATGCCGGTTTACGGCAGCGAACTAACCCATGCAAATAATTTAAAACCAATTATTTGCACTTTTTTACGATTTAAACTTGTAATTGATCTTTTTTTGACCTAAATTAAACACAGACAGAGAGCAAACGGACTTGCTTTAGCCTTCAGGACGGAGGCTCTGTCGCTTCTCAGGATGACTACGTTGCTGCATGGACGCAGCGGAAAAATTTTTATTTAGTATTCCCAACTCTCTCTAGAATCCACAACGCTTTTCACTCCCTATCAAAGCTCATACAATCTAAGTTTTTTCTGTACTTTCTTGAATCGTTTGCTCAAAGCATCCTACGTTGCCTGCACCTGCCGTGTAATGCCAAAGTAAGGGGGTTAAAGCACTTTTTGTAATTCTTTTCGCTTTTGAACCGGTGTTACATAATCACTCGTCGACTTCGGCGTTTGTAGTTGTAAAGTCCAATATATCGATCAACAAGAACCGATTTTTGATTAATAAAGCTTAAACTGTACAAAAACAGCATTACCCCAACAGTTACCTCGACGATTCATACTTTGTAGGAAGTACTTCTTAGAACAGCTTAGCACTCGACTGCACACCCTATCTAAATGGAACATGAGCCCTTGCGTGCTCGGCCGATGTTTTTCAATGGCATTCGCTCCTACTTTTTACCAGCTGAACATCTGGCGTTCTTAAGAGTGGATGGCGAACGATTTCGCGGTTGGCTAAATCCATCCGTGTCGTTAAAACACCCGATCTTGATGTAAATCGCTATTAACACTTGCATTCGAACTTTTTTTGACCTAAATTAATCACAGACAGAGAGCAAACGGATTTGCTTTAGCCTTCAGGACGGAGGCTCTGTCGCTTCTCAGGATGACCCCGTTGCTGCATGGACGCAGCGGAAAAAATTTTATTTAGCCTTCTCAACTTACTCGCCACCAGACCTGACAACGCTGTAGTCTTACCTTCGTTGGCTGTCATTCTATTTTTTGCCTAAGTTTTGTTTGATTAAGCCGCCTTTAGCTGCTCTTCTTTTGCCATCTTTACATGACCTATTTCAAGTCTATCTGGATTCAGACAGCCTGCTCTGCCTGCGACAGCGTCGGCTTCAAGGCAGGCGCAAGTAAAAGGCAGAACAGAATATTCTTTGAGTCACTCATTACCGGTAAATTTCCGGCATAAAAAAACCACACAGCGCTGGCTGTATGGGGCTTCTTCGTGTTTAAAGCTTGAGATGATCTGTCTATAAGGCGTCAACTACCTTGTCCGGTTCCCGTCAATTAACTTGGCCGATTCTGAGTGTTAGATTTTAGAGCGTGTTTCTTTCGGTAACTTTCCCCTTCTATTTGATAAATATCGGCATGGTGGACTAATCTATCAATTTCTGCGACCGTCATCATGCTATTCCCGAAGATGCTGTCCTACTCATTAAACGCCTGATTTGTCGTAATCAATAAGCTTCCTCTTTCATATCGATGCGCAATTAACTCGAACAAGACTTGGCTTCCGAGCATCTTGCAAAACTAATAGCCAACCCATTTGTGGATAACTTATCGCCCTTTTAGAGGCTGTTTTTTTACTCAGTTAAGCATGTGTTTCTATGCATTTTCTATTTTGACTAGGTCGTCATCGCTTTTCTCTCTTTTTTGATCATAGCGGCTCGTTCTGTGACCACCCCAGAAGCACAATATCCTCGATACATGACTTATCTTTCTGCGATTTATTGCCGCAGTCGAAGCAGTTGATCGACACTCAGTACTAAAATGCCAAACATCAGGTGACTCATGACTTTTACCTCACCACGTACCCAGATGTGTCGACCTCCGAACTCGTCCTTGAGTCGGCCATTGGCTCGTTCTGCGCCCGAACGTTCCCGATAACGCACCGTATCGGCGGGTTCAAATCCTTCTTTCTCGCCCCCTCTTGATGTAAATCGCTATTAACACTTGCATTCGAGTTTTTTTTGGCCTAAATTAAACGCAGACAGAGAGCAAATGGATTTGCTTTAGCCTTCAGGACGGAGGCTCTGTCGCTTCTCAGGATGACCCCGTTGCTGCATGGACGCAGCGGAAAAAATTTTATTTAGCCTTCCCAACTCGCTCACCAGACGTCATAATGCTTTATTCTTACCATAATTGGTTGTCATTCTATTTTTCGCCTTAGTTTTGTTTGATTAAGCCGCTTTTAGTTGCTCTTCTTTTGCCATCTTTACATGACCTATTTCAAGTCTATTTGGATTCAGACAGACTGCTCTGCCTGCGACAGCGTCGGCTTCAAGGCATGAGACAGGCGCAGAGCAAGACGCTGTGCACATGCATTACCCTTTGTATTCTGAGTCTTGAGTGGTCAGCATCAAGCCGTCATGACTAAATCGCAGGCATAAAAAACCCCCACACAGCGCTGGCTGTATGGGGCTTCTTTGTGTTTAAAGCTTGAGACGATCTGTCTCTCACATGCTTATCTGCATAAAAAAACCCCACACAGCGCTGGCTGTATGGGGCTTCTTAGTGTTTAAAGCTTGACGACGACCTACTCTCACATGGGATCTCCCACACTACCATCGGCGATGGCGCTTTTCACTTCTGAGTTCGGGATGGGATCAGGTGGTTCAACGCCTCTATGATCGTCAAGCAATTCTGTTTGCGTTTTCACGCGAATAGGATGCTTGATCTTCAACAATTCTTGTTTTGAAATAACGTAATCAAGGTTAAACCGATGTTCATCATGGTTGATGCTCTATCGTAATTCTATGTGTCTCATTCTGATAATTTGAGTTTTTTCTCTCTTCTCATCTAAAAACCACTTTGGTGTTATATGGTCAAGCCTCACGAGCAATTAGTATTGGTTAGCTCAATGCCTCACAGCACTTACACACCCAACCTATCAACGTCCTAGTCTCGAACGGCTCTTTAGGGGACTTAGGTCCCAGTGAGATCTTATCTTAAGGGAGGCTTCCCGCTTAGATGCTTTCAGCGGTTATCCCGTCCGAACATAGCTACCCGGCAATGCCACTGGCGTGACAACCGGAACACCAGAGGTTCGTCCACTCCGGTCCTCTCGTACTAGGAGCAGCTCCTCTCAAATCTCAAACGTCCACGGCAGATAGGGACCGAACTGTCTCACGACGTTCTAAACCCAGCTCGCGTACCACTTTAAATGGCGAACAGCCATACCCTTGGGACCGGCTTCAGCCCCAGGATGTGATGAGCCGACATCGAGGTGCCAAACACCGCCGTCGATGTGAACTCTTGGGCGGTATCAGCCTGTTATCCCCGGAGTACCTTTTATCCGTTGAGCGATGGCCCTTCCATACAGAACCACCGGATCACTAAGACCTACTTTCGTACCTGCTCGACGTGTCTGTCTCGCAGTTAAGCGTGCTTTTGCCTTTACACTCTATGCATGATTTCCGACCATGCTGAGCACACCTTCGTGCTCCTCCGTTACTCTTTGGGAGGAGACCGCCCCAGTCAAACTACCCACCACACAGTGTCCTCGATCCCGATAAGGGACCTGAGTTAGAACCTCAAACATACCAGGGTGGTATTTCAAGAGTGGCTCCACGGTAACTGGCGTCACCGCTTCAAAGCCTCCCACCTATCCTACACAAGTAGGTTCAAAGTTCACTGTGAAGCTATAGTAAAGGTTCACGGGGTCTTTCCGTCTAGCCGCGGATACACAGCATCTTCACTGCGATTTCAATTTCACTGAGTCTCGGGTGGAGACAGTGTGGCCATCGTTACGCCATTCGTGCAGGTCGGAACTTACCCGACAAGGAATTTCGCTACCTTAGGACCGTTATAGTTACGGCCGCCGTTTACTTGGGCTTCGATCAAGAGCTTCGCTTGCGCTAACCCCATCAATTAACCTTCAAGCACCGGGCAGGCGTCACACCCTATACGTCCACTTTCGTGTTTGCAGAGTGCTGTGTTTTTAATAAACAGTCGCAGCCACCTGGTATCTTCGACCGATCAATGCTTACGGAGCAAGTCCTTCACACTAACCGGCGTACCTTCTCCCGAAGTTACGGTACCATTTTGCCTAGTTCCTTCACCCGAGTTCTCTCAAGCGCCT
The sequence above is a segment of the Marinomonas sp. IMCC 4694 genome. Coding sequences within it:
- a CDS encoding helix-turn-helix domain-containing protein, with the translated sequence MTSYNQLTYGVRCQIYALKKTGMSQNKIARQRRVNQSTISRELLRNSGQRGYRYKQAHDMAIARRLNAPKASSILLKKRFERIGAQNRYLDGLLVKRNFR
- the purK gene encoding 5-(carboxyamino)imidazole ribonucleotide synthase; protein product: MSVLWVLGAGQLGAMLKQAATPLGVDVRPVDIESTDTLALGPTDIVTAEREEWPDTVATKQLATHSNFVNLATFPQLADRLTQKQWLDRLELATAPWFSVEADSTAAKAHEILGERVLMKRRRGGYDGKGQYWLKQSESIEIPEEWKGQAIAEQAINFDEEVSLVGVRGKNGETHFYPLTLNLHINGILYASISPLERLKPLQSKAEAMLSKLMDALDYVGVMAMECFRIGDDLLINELAPRVHNSGHWTQAGASVCQFENHVRAVTGMPLAPANVKNQSMMINLIGIDVDYQWLNIKGLELYWYKKDVRPGRKVGHLNFCCDDLSVLQSALSTLNLPDPYPEAFTWLSKNLPQK